A genomic stretch from Amycolatopsis sp. 195334CR includes:
- a CDS encoding 1-phosphofructokinase family hexose kinase, producing the protein MIVTVTANPALDVTYRVGALEPGAVIRPAEVRKRAGGKGVNVARVLHALGHPVLALGSVGGTDAELIREDLTAAGIPHRLTAIAGVTRRTTALVAPGEVTLVNEPGPRLSEVEWNELAEEVARQLDHASALVCSGSLPPGVPADGYARLIGLARKAGVPVVLDTSGDALREGIKAGPDVVKPNADELRELTDDPHELRARGAGAVLVSQGAEGMLAVTERGTWLARPSRALDGNTTGAGDAAVAGIALNLHQDWPAVLRHAVALSAAAVLGPLAGDVDLDHYRREVGAVTVEETHATGVNG; encoded by the coding sequence GTGATCGTCACGGTCACCGCCAATCCCGCGCTGGACGTCACCTACCGGGTCGGCGCACTGGAACCCGGTGCCGTCATCCGGCCGGCCGAGGTGCGGAAACGGGCCGGGGGCAAGGGCGTCAACGTGGCCAGGGTGCTGCACGCGCTCGGCCACCCGGTGCTGGCGCTGGGCTCGGTCGGCGGCACCGACGCCGAACTGATCCGCGAGGACCTGACCGCGGCGGGCATTCCGCATCGGCTGACCGCGATCGCCGGGGTCACCCGCCGCACCACGGCGCTGGTGGCGCCCGGCGAGGTCACCCTGGTCAACGAACCCGGGCCCCGGCTGTCCGAAGTGGAATGGAACGAGCTGGCGGAGGAGGTGGCGCGGCAGCTCGACCACGCGAGCGCGCTGGTCTGTTCCGGCAGCCTGCCACCCGGTGTGCCCGCCGACGGCTACGCGCGGCTCATCGGCCTGGCCAGGAAGGCCGGAGTGCCGGTGGTGCTGGACACCTCGGGCGACGCACTGCGGGAAGGCATCAAGGCGGGACCGGACGTGGTGAAGCCCAACGCGGACGAACTGCGTGAGCTCACCGACGATCCCCACGAACTGCGCGCGCGGGGCGCGGGCGCGGTGCTCGTTTCCCAAGGCGCGGAGGGAATGCTGGCCGTCACCGAGCGGGGAACCTGGCTCGCGCGGCCCTCGCGCGCACTGGACGGCAACACCACCGGCGCCGGGGACGCGGCGGTGGCGGGCATCGCGCTGAACCTGCACCAGGACTGGCCCGCGGTGCTGCGGCACGCCGTGGCGTTGTCCGCCGCCGCGGTGCTCGGCCCGCTGGCCGGCGACGTCGATCTTGATCACTACCGGCGCGAAGTGGGCGCCGTGACCGTGGAGGAAACCCATGCCACTGGTGTCAACGGGTGA
- a CDS encoding SDR family oxidoreductase, with product MTEQRVAVVTGGSRGIGREAAERLAADGMAVVVVYAGNEAEANAAVEKITAGGGRAIAARADVGDEQAVAAVFDRAEAEFGGVDVVVHAAGRMVLAPLADLDLAELDSMHHTNIRGTFVVDQQAARRVRDGGAIINFSTSVLALALPGYAGYAASKGAVEAITLILARELRGRDITVNAVAPGPTATALFLDGKDEETIARMAAQPPLNRLGTPADIAELVSFLAGPARWINGQVVRANGGIA from the coding sequence ATGACGGAACAGCGGGTGGCGGTCGTGACCGGGGGCTCGCGCGGGATCGGCCGCGAGGCCGCCGAACGGCTCGCCGCGGACGGGATGGCCGTGGTGGTCGTCTACGCGGGCAACGAGGCCGAGGCGAACGCGGCGGTCGAGAAGATCACCGCCGGCGGTGGCCGGGCGATCGCGGCCAGGGCCGACGTCGGCGACGAGCAGGCCGTCGCGGCGGTGTTCGACCGCGCGGAAGCCGAGTTCGGGGGAGTGGACGTGGTGGTTCACGCCGCGGGCCGCATGGTGCTCGCCCCGCTCGCGGACCTCGACCTCGCCGAGCTCGACAGCATGCACCACACCAACATCCGCGGCACCTTCGTGGTCGACCAGCAGGCGGCCCGCCGCGTGCGCGACGGTGGCGCGATCATCAACTTCTCCACGTCCGTGCTCGCGCTGGCGCTCCCGGGGTACGCCGGGTACGCGGCGTCGAAGGGGGCAGTCGAGGCGATCACCCTGATCCTGGCCCGCGAACTGCGCGGCCGGGACATCACCGTCAACGCCGTGGCGCCCGGACCCACCGCGACCGCGCTCTTCCTCGACGGCAAGGACGAGGAGACCATCGCGAGGATGGCCGCGCAGCCGCCGCTGAACCGGCTCGGCACCCCGGCCGACATCGCCGAACTGGTCTCGTTCCTGGCCGGGCCCGCGCGCTGGATCAACGGCCAGGTCGTCCGGGCCAACGGAGGAATCGCCTGA
- a CDS encoding LLM class flavin-dependent oxidoreductase: MRTATTIEASGGPWPEVVDFVVEAEKLGLDVCWVAEAWGSDAPSPLGFLAARTERMLLGSGIIQLGTRTPAAIAQTAITLSNISGGRFLLGLGPSGPQVIEGLHGVPFARPLTRMRETVEIVRAAFTGEKLRHSGSAFEIPLPGEARPMRLSVKPEHPIPLYLATLSPRMLRLTGEIADGWLGTSFVPEGAAEAYFRHLDDGLASAGRTRADLDVCQGAEVAFAADEDALREMIAGRKMELAFSLGGMGSAGSNFYNDAYSRQGWAEVAAEVRSRWLSGDRTGAASVVTDEMVLGTTLIGTEEMVRERLAVWRDAGVDTVRLYPAGDTLDARLDTLGRALQLVGDLA; encoded by the coding sequence ATGCGCACCGCGACGACCATCGAAGCCTCGGGTGGCCCGTGGCCGGAGGTGGTCGATTTTGTGGTGGAGGCCGAAAAGCTCGGCCTCGACGTGTGCTGGGTCGCCGAAGCCTGGGGCTCCGACGCACCCTCTCCCCTGGGTTTCCTGGCCGCGCGCACCGAACGGATGCTGCTCGGTTCGGGCATCATCCAGCTCGGCACGCGCACGCCCGCGGCGATCGCGCAGACCGCCATCACGCTGTCGAACATCTCGGGCGGGCGGTTCCTGCTCGGCCTCGGCCCGTCGGGGCCGCAGGTCATCGAAGGGCTGCACGGGGTTCCGTTCGCCCGCCCGCTGACCCGGATGCGGGAAACCGTGGAGATCGTGCGTGCCGCGTTCACCGGCGAGAAACTGCGTCATTCCGGTTCGGCTTTCGAAATCCCGCTGCCCGGTGAAGCCCGTCCCATGCGCCTTTCGGTCAAACCCGAGCATCCGATTCCCCTGTACCTCGCCACGCTTTCACCGCGCATGCTCCGGCTCACCGGGGAAATCGCGGACGGCTGGCTCGGCACCAGTTTTGTGCCGGAAGGCGCCGCGGAAGCCTATTTCCGCCACCTCGACGACGGTTTGGCCTCGGCCGGTCGCACGCGAGCCGATCTCGATGTGTGCCAAGGCGCCGAGGTCGCCTTCGCCGCCGACGAGGACGCGCTCCGGGAGATGATCGCGGGTCGTAAAATGGAGCTGGCGTTCAGCCTGGGCGGAATGGGTTCCGCCGGGAGCAATTTCTACAACGACGCCTACAGCAGGCAGGGCTGGGCCGAAGTAGCCGCGGAAGTGCGTTCGCGGTGGCTTTCCGGAGATCGGACGGGCGCGGCTTCGGTGGTCACGGATGAAATGGTGCTCGGCACCACGTTGATCGGGACCGAGGAAATGGTGCGCGAGCGGCTGGCGGTGTGGCGTGACGCCGGGGTCGACACCGTCCGGCTGTACCCGGCGGGTGACACCCTCGACGCCCGGCTCGACACGCTGGGACGGGCGTTGCAGTTGGTCGGCGACTTGGCTTGA
- a CDS encoding helix-turn-helix domain-containing protein yields the protein MKRTSFARWPCSIARTMDLFGDQWSPLVLRESFYGIRRFDDFQRELGIPRNTLADRLKRLVDEGLLEKRAYQDEPVRYDYLLTEMGRDFFDVLVVMSRWGDRWLSGPEGPPVRMHHLDCGHDTHAEVVCAACGEPLDPARIRMRTGPGYPEGLKDRPDVRRRFDDLTG from the coding sequence ATGAAGCGGACCTCTTTTGCCAGGTGGCCGTGCTCGATCGCGCGCACCATGGACCTGTTCGGTGACCAGTGGAGCCCGCTGGTGCTGCGCGAGAGCTTCTACGGCATCCGCCGCTTCGATGACTTCCAGCGGGAACTGGGCATCCCGCGCAACACCCTGGCCGACCGGCTCAAGCGGCTGGTCGACGAAGGCCTGCTGGAGAAGCGCGCCTACCAGGACGAGCCGGTCCGCTACGACTACCTGCTCACCGAGATGGGCCGCGACTTCTTCGACGTGCTCGTGGTGATGTCGCGCTGGGGCGATCGCTGGCTGTCCGGCCCGGAAGGCCCGCCGGTGCGGATGCACCACCTGGACTGCGGGCACGACACGCACGCCGAAGTGGTCTGCGCCGCCTGCGGGGAGCCGCTCGACCCCGCGCGGATCCGCATGCGCACCGGCCCCGGTTATCCCGAGGGCCTCAAGGACCGCCCGGACGTCCGGCGCCGGTTCGACGACTTGACAGGGTAA
- a CDS encoding SIS domain-containing protein produces MDAEIASQPAHWRQAVELAADVEGLLPRPGRRVAVVGCGTSWFVAQAYAALRERAGLGETDAFAASEFPLGRRYDQVLAISRSGTTTEIHRLLGQLDTPATVLTGVPAEIEAVAGAVVDLSFSDERSVVQTRFATATLALLRAHLGENLDRAIADAERVLETTVDTDVRAAGQFTFLGTGWTVGLAAEAALKLREASVSWAESYPALEYRHGPISIAEPGRVTWMFGTAPEGLADQVRAAGALFVDDDLDPMADLVRAQRLAGALAADRGLDPDNPRNLTRSVVLA; encoded by the coding sequence ATGGATGCGGAGATCGCCAGCCAGCCCGCGCACTGGCGCCAAGCCGTGGAACTCGCCGCCGACGTGGAGGGCCTGCTGCCGCGCCCGGGCCGCCGGGTGGCCGTGGTCGGCTGCGGGACCTCGTGGTTCGTCGCGCAGGCCTACGCCGCGCTGCGGGAACGCGCCGGGCTCGGCGAAACCGACGCGTTCGCCGCCTCGGAGTTCCCGCTCGGCAGGCGGTACGACCAGGTGCTCGCGATCAGCAGGTCCGGCACCACCACGGAGATCCACCGGCTGCTCGGGCAGCTGGACACCCCGGCCACGGTGCTCACCGGCGTGCCCGCCGAGATCGAAGCCGTCGCGGGCGCGGTGGTCGACCTGTCCTTCAGCGACGAGCGTTCCGTGGTGCAGACCCGGTTCGCCACCGCGACGCTGGCCCTGCTCCGCGCGCACCTCGGCGAGAACCTGGACCGCGCCATCGCCGACGCCGAGCGCGTGCTGGAGACCACTGTGGACACCGACGTGCGGGCGGCCGGGCAGTTCACCTTCCTGGGCACCGGCTGGACCGTCGGCCTGGCCGCCGAAGCCGCGCTCAAACTGCGCGAAGCCTCGGTCAGCTGGGCGGAGTCCTACCCGGCGCTGGAGTACCGCCACGGGCCGATCAGCATCGCCGAGCCGGGCCGCGTGACCTGGATGTTCGGCACCGCACCGGAGGGACTGGCCGACCAGGTCCGGGCGGCGGGCGCGTTGTTCGTCGACGACGACCTGGACCCGATGGCCGATCTGGTGCGGGCCCAGCGCCTGGCCGGTGCGCTGGCCGCGGACCGCGGCCTCGACCCGGACAACCCCCGCAACCTCACCCGTTCCGTAGTGCTCGCGTAG
- a CDS encoding SRPBCC family protein, whose product MEWTGARYADAPTIEQRIRIAAPPERVWELVSDIELQPRISTELQAVEWLDDGAPAIGARFVGRNEHPSFGKWETTSYVVGYEPGRTFAWAVSDPAKPSASWRFSLEPAEDGTELSQWMQMGPGPSGLSFAIERMPEKEQKIVFVRLRELENAILANLDAIKKLAEA is encoded by the coding sequence ATGGAGTGGACGGGCGCACGGTACGCGGACGCACCGACCATCGAGCAGCGGATCCGCATCGCGGCGCCACCCGAGCGCGTCTGGGAGCTGGTGTCCGACATCGAGCTGCAGCCGCGGATCAGCACCGAGCTGCAGGCCGTCGAATGGCTGGACGACGGCGCGCCGGCGATCGGCGCGCGTTTTGTCGGCCGCAACGAGCACCCGTCGTTCGGCAAGTGGGAGACCACCTCCTACGTGGTCGGGTACGAGCCGGGCCGCACGTTCGCCTGGGCGGTCTCCGATCCGGCGAAGCCGTCGGCGAGCTGGCGGTTCAGCCTGGAACCGGCCGAGGACGGCACCGAGCTGAGCCAGTGGATGCAGATGGGGCCGGGTCCGTCGGGCCTGTCGTTCGCGATCGAGCGCATGCCCGAGAAGGAGCAGAAGATCGTCTTCGTCCGCCTGCGCGAGCTGGAGAACGCCATCCTCGCCAACCTCGACGCGATCAAGAAGCTGGCCGAGGCCTGA